TCCCGTTCGGGGCCTCTTGAAGTAAAACGCGAAGGGGAACTCCTCCTTATGAACTTCCCCTCTGATTCACTGCGTGAAGTACCTGCTCCTAAAAAACTTATTGACGCCATGGGAAAACTTCCAAAGGAAGTATGGAGGGGTAAATCCGATTATATGCTGGTGTATGCCTCCCTCTCCGATATAGAAGAAATGAAACCTGATATGCGCCTGCTCTCGGAAGTGGAAACGCGCGGGGTTATCATTACTACCCGCGGAACGGATTCCATTGATTTTGTTTCCCGCTTTTTTGCCCCGGCCTGCGGGGTAGATGAGGATCCTGTGACCGGATCTTCCCACACCACCCTCACGCAATACTGGTCAAAAAAGCTTAATAAAACGGAGCTCAACGCGCTGCAACTCTCCAAAAGACGCGGATCTCTCCATTGCAGAACGCTGGGAAACCGTGTGGAGATAGCTGGTAAAGCGGTTCTCTACCTGAAAGGGGAAATTGAAGCCTGATCTACTTCTGGATGATAATGTCATCCGCCGTCACTTCCTGCTTCTTGTCCGTGATCTCCACCTGCTTGAAAATGGCAATGGGCTTTGTGGATGCCAAGGTTGAATCTTCTGCGTATGCATACACCCAGTATTTTCCTGGACGCAGATAGGAAAACTCATAATTGCCGCCCGGTGCTGTACGGGTGCGCTCATCGTATGCCGACGTGGAATCGTCGCCATAGATCAGATACACTTC
This DNA window, taken from Bacteroidia bacterium, encodes the following:
- a CDS encoding PhzF family phenazine biosynthesis protein, encoding MLYKIFQVDAFTDQLFHGNPAAIVPLERWMTYDKLQNIALENNLSETAFFVKEEDKYHIRWFTPAVEVDLCGHATLAAAFVIFNYYEPDGSLITFHSRSGPLEVKREGELLLMNFPSDSLREVPAPKKLIDAMGKLPKEVWRGKSDYMLVYASLSDIEEMKPDMRLLSEVETRGVIITTRGTDSIDFVSRFFAPACGVDEDPVTGSSHTTLTQYWSKKLNKTELNALQLSKRRGSLHCRTLGNRVEIAGKAVLYLKGEIEA